A section of the Centropristis striata isolate RG_2023a ecotype Rhode Island chromosome 7, C.striata_1.0, whole genome shotgun sequence genome encodes:
- the rtn4r gene encoding reticulon-4 receptor, protein MKTVNIDGGRLLFLVMWLNLVPQTDSCPAKCVCYSEPRPTVACQQQGLFSIPTEIPVRSQRIFLQSNKLTVVRSTSFSSCHNLTVLWLYSNNISYIEAGAFYGLERLEELDIGDNSNLRTINPTAFRGLTKLHTLHLHRCGLSELPVGVFRGMFSLQYLYLQDNNILTLHDDTFLDLANLTYLYLHNNKIKIVTDNMFRGLINLDRLLLHQNRVIYVQPRAFSDLGKLKSLFLFFNNLTVLTGETMDALVSLQYLRLNGNQWICDCRARTLWEWFKRFKGSSSELECNVPEFLAGKDLKRLKSEDLEGCVETPQIQTNLFSSKGQSGKFSSTENPLGETIPRCCLGDNDKSSILSGKRSQITNNPQKEKENMSKTKYKEPERTKNETQNKQNDGPLGTLSNTLDKGLENLSPDLTDNLESSTASNKKKKKCSKKPKSDAHCIKGRASTLQVLRFLFIPMIWISLAMS, encoded by the coding sequence gGGGGCGACTCCTGTTTCTGGTGATGTGGCTGAACCTTGTGCCTCAAACTGACAGCTGCCCTGCCAAGTGTGTATGCTACAGTGAGCCCAGGCCCACTGTGGCCTGCCAACAACAAGGACTGTTTTCCATTCCTACTGAGATCCCCGTGCGGAGCCAGCGGATATTCCTCCAGAGCAACAAGCTAACGGTGGTGAGGTCCACCAGCTTCAGCTCTTGCCACAATCTCACCGTCCTCTGGCTCTACTCCAACAACATCAGCTACATCGAGGCTGGGGCCTTCTACGGCTTGGAAAGACTCGAGGAACTGGACATTGGAGACAACAGCAACCTCCGCACCATCAACCCTACAGCCTTCAGGGGCTTAACTAAGCTGCACACCCTCCACCTGCACAGGTGTGGCCTGTCAGAGCTCCCAGTTGGGGTTTTCCGAGGAATGTTCTCCCTACAGTACCTTTACCTGCAGGACAATAACATTCTAACCCTGCATGACGACACCTTTCTAGACCTTGCCAACCTCACCTATCTCTATCTGCACAATAACAAGATCAAGATAGTAACAGACAACATGTTTCGAGGCTTAATCAATCTGGACCGGCTGCTGCTACACCAGAACCGGGTTATCTACGTCCAACCAAGGGCTTTTAGTGATCTCGGTAAGCTGaagtccttgttcttgttcttcaaCAATCTCACAGTCTTGACGGGGGAGACGATGGACGCGCTGGTGTCTCTCCAGTACTTGCGTTTGAACGGGAACCAGTGGATCTGTGACTGCCGGGCGAGGACCTTGTGGGAGTGGTTCAAACGCTTCAAAGGATCCAGCTCTGAGTTGGAGTGCAATGTTCCTGAGTTCCTGGCGGGAAAGGACCTGAAACGACTGAAGAGTGAAGACTTGGAGGGGTGTGTGGAAACACCTCAAATCCAGACCAATCTCTTCAGCTCCAAGGGGCAGTCCGGGAAATTCTCGTCCACCGAAAATCCTCTTGGAGAAACCATTCCCAGGTGTTGCCTCGGAGATAACGACAAGTCCTCCATTCTGTCTGGCAAGCGAAGCCAAATCACTAACAACCCGCAAAAGGAAAAGGAGAACATGTCTAAGACTAAATATAAGGAGCCGGAACGAACGAAAAACGAGACCCAGAACAAGCAGAACGATGGACCACTTGGAACCTTGTCCAACACCCTGGATAAAGGTTTGGAAAATCTAAGCCCTGACCTTACAGACAATCTGGAATCATCTACAGcgtcaaacaaaaagaaaaagaagtgtTCCAAAAAGCCCAAATCAGACGCCCACTGCATCAAAGGACGGGCTTCTACCTTGCAAGTGCTGCGCTTTCTCTTCATTCCCATGATCTGGATATCTCTAGCCATGTCTTAG